One Proteinivorax tanatarense DNA segment encodes these proteins:
- a CDS encoding extracellular solute-binding protein yields MKTKTKITVTLVVALVLGSFLLTGCSSEDGNELVVYSARNERFVDDLLNKFEEDTGIKVKSLHAGNAAVNRIKEEGDNAHADIFISNDVGALEHLRLEGYLQSHQPKGLDSIDEMYRAVDDSWFALSARTRVLMYNKDLVLEEDLPKSIWELTEAKYEGQFAITRGGNGGMIGHISALRNEWGDEKTSVWIEKVKKNAGGIMQGHGDIRRAVGAGEFKFGLVNNYYFHQQLREPSNNNVGVIYPDQGADGMGAVVNAAGVGLINGAPNDENAKKFLEWILVPENQREFSYNSLEVPINPEVEAIDEAARIDDYKTHDMPLGKLGEVWEDTRELIEKSGLDLEIR; encoded by the coding sequence ATGAAAACAAAGACAAAAATTACAGTAACTCTAGTAGTAGCTTTAGTGTTAGGTTCTTTTTTATTAACAGGGTGTAGTAGCGAAGATGGTAATGAATTAGTTGTTTATTCAGCTAGGAATGAAAGGTTCGTAGATGATTTATTAAATAAGTTTGAAGAAGATACTGGGATTAAGGTAAAAAGCTTACATGCTGGTAATGCCGCTGTAAATAGAATAAAAGAGGAAGGCGATAATGCTCACGCCGATATTTTTATATCTAATGATGTAGGAGCTTTAGAACATCTTAGGTTAGAAGGGTATTTACAAAGTCATCAGCCTAAAGGACTTGATTCTATTGATGAAATGTATAGAGCAGTGGATGATTCTTGGTTTGCCCTTTCAGCTCGTACACGGGTGTTAATGTATAATAAAGATCTTGTATTAGAAGAAGATTTACCCAAAAGTATTTGGGAGTTAACAGAAGCTAAATACGAAGGTCAATTTGCAATTACTCGTGGCGGTAACGGAGGTATGATTGGCCATATTTCTGCGCTTAGAAATGAGTGGGGCGATGAAAAGACATCTGTATGGATTGAAAAGGTGAAGAAAAATGCTGGTGGGATAATGCAAGGTCATGGGGATATTAGAAGAGCTGTCGGAGCAGGTGAGTTTAAGTTTGGCCTTGTCAATAATTACTACTTTCATCAACAGCTAAGAGAACCATCAAATAACAATGTAGGAGTAATTTACCCTGACCAGGGTGCAGATGGAATGGGAGCAGTTGTAAATGCGGCTGGTGTTGGTTTGATAAATGGAGCACCTAATGATGAGAATGCCAAGAAATTTTTAGAGTGGATTTTGGTACCGGAAAATCAAAGAGAATTTTCTTATAATTCACTTGAAGTTCCAATAAACCCTGAAGTTGAGGCCATTGATGAGGCTGCCAGAATAGACGATTATAAAACTCATGATATGCCTCTGGGTAAGCTAGGTGAAGTTTGGGAAGATACAAGAGAGTTGATAGAAAAATCTGGTCTAGATTTAGAGATTAGATAG